From one Bacteroides eggerthii genomic stretch:
- a CDS encoding TatD family hydrolase, which produces MRLVDSHSHLFLDEFQSDLQQVMARAQAAGVTHIFMPNIDSTTIEPMLRVCSEYKGYCFPMMGLHPTSVNADYKKELAIVSEHLAMPNDYVAIGEIGMDLYWDKTFLKEQQFVFEQQIQWALEYELPIVIHCREAFDYIYNVLKPYKTSPLKGIFHSFTGTLEEALRILEFPDFSIGINGVVTFKKSNLPEVLSSIPLARIVLETDSPYLTPVPNRGKRNESANVKDTLLKVAEIYGKPPEEVGCITSENALKVFGILK; this is translated from the coding sequence ATGAGGTTAGTCGATTCACATTCCCACCTTTTTCTGGATGAATTCCAATCTGATTTGCAACAAGTGATGGCCCGCGCTCAAGCAGCGGGAGTAACTCATATCTTCATGCCCAACATCGATAGTACGACCATAGAGCCCATGCTTCGTGTTTGTTCGGAGTACAAAGGATATTGCTTTCCGATGATGGGGCTGCATCCTACTTCTGTAAATGCCGATTATAAGAAAGAGCTGGCCATTGTGTCCGAACATTTGGCAATGCCGAATGATTATGTGGCAATCGGTGAAATCGGCATGGATCTCTATTGGGACAAAACTTTCCTGAAAGAACAGCAATTTGTTTTTGAGCAACAGATACAATGGGCGTTGGAATACGAACTGCCCATAGTTATCCACTGTCGTGAAGCATTTGATTATATATATAATGTACTGAAACCTTACAAAACATCTCCTTTGAAAGGCATTTTTCATAGTTTTACAGGTACATTGGAAGAAGCGCTCCGCATATTGGAGTTTCCTGATTTTTCTATTGGTATCAATGGCGTGGTGACATTTAAAAAGTCGAATTTACCGGAAGTTTTGTCAAGCATACCTTTAGCGCGGATAGTCCTTGAAACCGATTCCCCCTACCTTACTCCTGTGCCGAATCGGGGGAAGAGAAACGAGAGTGCGAATGTTAAGGACACCCTGTTAAAAGTAGCCGAAATATATGGAAAGCCGCCTGAGGAAGTGGGCTGCATCACTTCTGAAAATGCCTTAAAAGTGTTTGGAATACTCAAATAA
- a CDS encoding polyprenyl synthetase family protein, which yields MFTASELLEKINSHIADLQFVRTPKGLYDPVTYVLSMGGKRIRPVLMLMAYNLYKEDVESVFSPATGIEVYHNYTLLHDDLMDRADKRRGKDTVHKVWNDNAAILSGDAMLVLAYQFMAQCPVGHLKEVMDLFSLTALEICEGQQMDMEFERRNDVKEEEYLEMIRLKTSVLLAASLKIGALLGGASAEDAERLYDFGVNMGVAFQLKDDLLDVYGDAAVFGKNIGGDILCNKKTYMLIKALDHADKEQLSQLEHWITIADFNPVEKIAAVTDLYNQIGVKGLCENKMVEYSDKAMGSLAAVSVSDEKKKELEKLIKELMYREV from the coding sequence ATGTTTACAGCTTCCGAGCTTCTCGAAAAAATAAATTCTCATATTGCAGACCTGCAGTTTGTCCGTACTCCCAAAGGTTTATACGATCCTGTCACCTATGTCTTGTCAATGGGTGGAAAAAGAATCCGTCCCGTATTGATGCTTATGGCTTACAACCTCTACAAGGAGGATGTTGAGTCTGTCTTTTCACCGGCAACGGGTATCGAAGTATATCATAATTATACATTGCTGCATGATGACCTGATGGATCGTGCAGACAAACGTCGTGGAAAAGACACTGTACATAAAGTCTGGAATGACAATGCCGCCATCCTTTCGGGTGATGCGATGCTGGTGCTGGCTTATCAGTTTATGGCGCAATGTCCGGTGGGGCATCTGAAAGAGGTAATGGACTTGTTCAGCCTAACGGCGCTTGAGATTTGTGAAGGTCAACAGATGGATATGGAGTTTGAACGGCGAAATGATGTGAAAGAGGAGGAATATTTGGAAATGATTCGTCTGAAGACATCTGTTCTGTTGGCTGCGAGCTTGAAAATAGGAGCACTATTAGGGGGCGCTTCTGCAGAAGATGCGGAGCGTTTGTATGACTTTGGTGTGAACATGGGAGTAGCCTTTCAATTGAAAGATGATTTGCTGGATGTATATGGTGACGCCGCTGTCTTTGGAAAGAATATAGGTGGGGACATCTTGTGCAATAAGAAGACTTATATGCTGATCAAGGCTTTAGACCATGCGGATAAGGAGCAACTGAGTCAATTGGAGCATTGGATCACCATTGCTGACTTTAATCCGGTTGAGAAGATTGCAGCCGTAACCGATTTGTATAATCAGATAGGGGTTAAAGGTCTTTGTGAGAATAAAATGGTAGAATATAGTGACAAGGCTATGGGTAGTCTGGCTGCTGTCAGTGTGTCGGATGAGAAGAAAAAAGAGCTGGAAAAACTTATAAAAGAACTGATGTACCGGGAAGTGTAA
- a CDS encoding energy transducer TonB encodes MEIKKTPKADLENKKSTWLLVGYVIVLAFMFIAFEWTKRDIKIDTSQAITDLVFEEEIIPITEQPEQAAPPPPPAAPPIAETLTIVEDDADVEETTIATSEETNQAVEIKYVPVAVEEEEPEEQTIFEVVEQMPEFPNGGMAGLMQYLSKNIKYPTIAQENGTQGRVTVQFVVNRDGSIVDAKVLRGVDPYLDKEAIRVISSMPKWKPGMQRGKAVRVKYTVPVMFRLQ; translated from the coding sequence ATGGAAATTAAAAAGACACCTAAGGCAGACTTGGAGAACAAAAAGTCAACTTGGCTGCTCGTCGGTTACGTGATTGTGCTCGCGTTTATGTTCATCGCATTTGAGTGGACAAAACGTGATATCAAGATTGATACGAGCCAAGCCATTACCGACCTTGTATTTGAAGAGGAAATAATTCCTATTACGGAACAACCTGAGCAGGCGGCTCCACCACCTCCTCCTGCCGCTCCTCCGATTGCAGAAACCTTGACAATCGTGGAAGATGATGCCGATGTGGAAGAAACTACTATTGCTACATCTGAGGAAACAAATCAAGCTGTAGAAATTAAATATGTTCCAGTAGCCGTTGAGGAAGAAGAACCGGAAGAACAGACTATTTTTGAGGTAGTAGAACAAATGCCGGAATTCCCGAATGGCGGTATGGCCGGCTTGATGCAGTATCTGAGCAAGAACATCAAATATCCTACTATCGCTCAGGAAAACGGTACCCAAGGTCGTGTAACTGTACAGTTCGTTGTTAACAGAGACGGTAGTATCGTAGATGCTAAAGTTCTTAGAGGTGTGGACCCGTATTTGGATAAAGAAGCTATCCGCGTGATCAGTTCCATGCCGAAATGGAAACCGGGTATGCAACGTGGTAAGGCAGTGCGTGTAAAATATACGGTGCCTGTAATGTTCCGATTGCAGTAA
- the cmk gene encoding (d)CMP kinase, with protein sequence MKKITIAIDGFSSCGKSTMAKDLAREIGYIYIDSGAMYRAVTLYSMENGLFTGNDIDTEKLKEQIKDIHISFQLNPDTGRPDTFLNGVNVEKKIRTMEVSSRVSPIAALDFVREAMVAQQQEMGKSKGIVMDGRDIGTTVFPDAELKIFVTASPEIRAQRRYDELKAKGEEAGFDEILENVKQRDYIDQNREVSPLRKADDALLLDNSHMTISQQKEWLAAQFEKVCKA encoded by the coding sequence ATGAAAAAGATTACAATCGCAATCGACGGTTTTTCTTCATGCGGGAAAAGTACAATGGCCAAGGATCTGGCCCGCGAAATAGGTTATATCTACATTGACAGCGGAGCCATGTACCGCGCCGTCACTTTATATAGTATGGAAAACGGTCTGTTCACCGGCAATGACATTGATACGGAGAAGCTGAAAGAGCAGATTAAAGACATTCATATTTCTTTTCAACTGAATCCGGATACAGGACGTCCCGACACATTTCTGAATGGTGTCAACGTGGAAAAAAAGATTCGTACAATGGAGGTATCTTCCCGCGTCAGTCCCATTGCCGCACTCGACTTTGTACGCGAAGCAATGGTAGCCCAACAGCAGGAAATGGGAAAATCCAAAGGCATTGTAATGGACGGCCGCGACATCGGCACTACCGTCTTTCCGGATGCCGAACTGAAAATCTTCGTAACGGCCTCTCCCGAAATCCGCGCACAGCGCAGATATGACGAGTTGAAAGCCAAAGGGGAGGAAGCCGGTTTCGACGAGATTTTAGAGAATGTGAAACAACGGGATTATATAGACCAAAACAGAGAGGTAAGCCCTCTCCGCAAAGCCGACGACGCATTGCTGCTGGACAATAGCCACATGACGATCTCACAACAAAAGGAATGGCTGGCAGCACAGTTTGAAAAGGTTTGTAAAGCATAA
- a CDS encoding 4-hydroxy-3-methylbut-2-enyl diphosphate reductase, with amino-acid sequence MAKVEIDEGSGFCFGVVTAINKAEEELTKGGTLYCLGDIVHNSREVERLKAMGLITINHEEFNRLHDVKVLLRAHGEPPETYTIARRNNIEIIDATCPVVLRLQKKIKQEYIQEDDEEKQIVIYGKNGHAEVLGLVGQTTGQAIVIEKLEEAGMLDFSKSIRLYSQTTKSLDEFQKIVEYIKEHISPDVTFEYYDTICRQVANRIPNIKKFAASHDLVFFVSGKKSSNGKILFSECKKVNPNSHLIDSAEEIDNELLLGAESIGICGATSTPKWLMEEISEAIKSRI; translated from the coding sequence ATGGCAAAAGTGGAAATAGATGAAGGATCCGGTTTCTGCTTCGGAGTAGTGACCGCAATCAATAAAGCTGAAGAAGAACTGACCAAAGGCGGAACCTTATACTGTTTGGGCGACATTGTACACAACAGTCGTGAAGTGGAGCGGCTGAAAGCCATGGGCCTCATCACCATCAACCATGAGGAGTTCAACCGTTTGCATGACGTCAAAGTTTTGTTACGGGCACATGGCGAACCGCCTGAGACCTATACAATCGCCCGGCGCAACAACATAGAGATCATCGACGCCACCTGTCCGGTGGTGCTACGCCTGCAAAAGAAAATCAAGCAGGAGTACATTCAGGAGGATGATGAAGAGAAGCAGATCGTCATATATGGCAAAAACGGGCATGCCGAGGTGCTGGGCTTAGTGGGACAGACCACAGGGCAGGCAATCGTCATTGAAAAGCTGGAAGAAGCCGGAATGCTGGATTTCAGCAAGAGCATACGCCTCTATTCGCAAACCACCAAATCACTCGACGAATTTCAGAAGATAGTGGAATATATAAAAGAGCATATATCCCCGGATGTCACTTTCGAGTATTACGATACCATATGCCGGCAAGTAGCCAACCGCATCCCCAACATCAAGAAATTCGCCGCCTCGCACGACCTGGTATTTTTTGTCAGCGGCAAGAAAAGCTCCAACGGAAAAATCCTGTTCAGCGAATGTAAAAAAGTAAATCCGAACTCGCACCTGATTGACAGTGCGGAAGAAATAGATAACGAACTGCTCCTCGGTGCAGAGTCCATTGGCATATGCGGAGCCACCTCCACGCCCAAATGGTTAATGGAAGAAATATCCGAGGCAATAAAATCACGAATTTAA
- the pfkA gene encoding 6-phosphofructokinase, protein MGTIKCIGILTSGGDAPGMNAAIRAVTRAAIYNGLQVKGIYRGYKGLVTGEIKEFKSQNVSNIIQLGGTILKTARCKEFTTPEGRQVAYDNMKKEGIDALVVIGGDGSLTGARIFAQEFDVPCIGLPGTIDNDLYGTDTTIGYDTALNTILDAVDKIRDTATSHERLFFVEVMGRDAGFLALNGAIASGAEAAIIPEFSTEVDQLEEFIKNGFRKSKNSSIVLVAESELTGGAMHYAERVKNEYPQYDVRVTILGHLQRGGSPTAHDRILASRLGAAAIDAIMEGQRNVMIGIEHDEVVYVPFTKAIKNDKPIKKDLVNVLRELSI, encoded by the coding sequence ATGGGAACAATTAAGTGTATCGGTATCTTAACATCGGGCGGTGACGCTCCGGGAATGAACGCAGCTATTCGCGCAGTGACACGCGCGGCTATTTACAACGGACTTCAAGTGAAAGGCATATATAGAGGTTACAAAGGTTTGGTAACCGGCGAGATTAAAGAATTCAAAAGCCAGAATGTGAGCAACATCATCCAACTGGGCGGTACTATTCTGAAAACAGCCCGTTGCAAAGAGTTCACCACTCCCGAAGGCCGTCAGGTTGCGTATGACAACATGAAAAAAGAAGGCATTGACGCTTTGGTGGTTATCGGCGGCGACGGTTCTCTGACAGGTGCGCGCATTTTCGCGCAAGAATTCGACGTTCCCTGTATCGGTCTGCCGGGAACTATCGACAACGACCTTTACGGAACAGACACGACAATCGGCTATGACACCGCCTTGAATACGATTTTGGATGCCGTAGACAAGATTCGCGACACAGCGACTTCCCACGAGCGCCTTTTCTTCGTTGAGGTAATGGGACGCGATGCAGGTTTCCTTGCTCTGAACGGCGCTATCGCCTCCGGAGCCGAGGCGGCCATTATTCCGGAGTTCAGTACGGAAGTGGACCAACTGGAAGAATTCATCAAGAACGGTTTCCGCAAATCAAAGAACAGCAGTATCGTGCTTGTAGCCGAAAGCGAATTAACCGGCGGTGCGATGCACTATGCCGAACGCGTGAAAAACGAGTATCCCCAGTATGACGTGCGTGTAACGATCCTCGGCCATTTGCAACGTGGCGGCAGCCCGACGGCGCACGACCGTATCCTTGCCAGCCGTTTAGGCGCCGCAGCAATCGACGCCATTATGGAAGGCCAGCGCAATGTCATGATCGGCATAGAGCATGATGAAGTGGTTTATGTACCTTTCACGAAAGCCATCAAGAATGACAAGCCTATCAAGAAAGATCTGGTAAACGTATTAAGAGAGCTTTCCATCTGA
- a CDS encoding SDR family oxidoreductase: MKLAVITGADGGMGTEITRAAAKAGYRIVMACYRPEKAEKVKDMLVRDTGNPHIEVLGVDLSSLASVAAFAEILLKRGDAVGLLMNNAGTMETERRITEDGLERTVSVNYVAPYLLTRKLLPLMGEGSRIVNMVSCTYAIGHLDFPDFFLRGRRGGFWRIPIYSNTKLALTLFTINLAARIREKGIVVNAADPGVVSTNIITMHMWFDPLTDIFFRPFIRTPKQGAATAIHLLLDEDAGKRTGTLNVNCHPKRLSGKYTGHVQMQELWNRTEKIVEKWL, encoded by the coding sequence GTGAAACTTGCTGTCATAACCGGCGCCGACGGTGGCATGGGAACGGAGATAACGCGTGCTGCGGCTAAGGCCGGATATAGGATTGTTATGGCTTGTTACCGCCCTGAAAAGGCGGAAAAGGTAAAGGATATGCTGGTGCGTGATACCGGCAATCCGCATATTGAGGTGTTGGGCGTCGACTTGTCCTCACTTGCATCTGTGGCGGCGTTTGCCGAAATTCTTTTGAAACGCGGCGATGCCGTCGGTCTGCTGATGAACAATGCGGGGACAATGGAGACGGAGCGCCGCATCACAGAGGATGGCTTGGAGCGTACGGTAAGCGTCAACTATGTGGCCCCTTATTTGCTGACGCGCAAACTTCTTCCTCTGATGGGAGAAGGAAGCCGTATCGTGAATATGGTGTCTTGTACTTATGCTATCGGACATCTCGATTTTCCGGACTTCTTCCTCCGCGGCAGGAGAGGGGGCTTCTGGCGTATTCCTATTTATAGCAATACGAAATTGGCTCTGACCTTGTTTACGATTAATCTGGCTGCCCGCATCAGGGAAAAGGGCATTGTGGTGAATGCTGCTGATCCGGGAGTGGTTTCCACCAATATCATAACAATGCACATGTGGTTCGACCCGCTGACGGACATTTTCTTCCGTCCTTTCATCCGTACGCCGAAGCAGGGAGCGGCTACGGCCATTCACCTACTGCTGGATGAGGATGCCGGAAAGCGTACGGGTACGTTGAATGTGAACTGCCATCCCAAGCGGCTTTCAGGGAAATATACCGGTCATGTGCAGATGCAGGAGCTGTGGAACAGGACGGAAAAGATTGTGGAGAAATGGTTGTGA
- a CDS encoding NADH:flavin oxidoreductase → MESKLFTPVTFGPLTLRNRTIRSAAFESMCPGNAPSDMLLNYHRSVAAGGIGMTTVAYAAVTRSGLSFDRQLWMRPEIIPGLRRLTDAVHAEGAAAGIQLGHCGNMSHKSICGCTPVGASGSFNLYSPTFVRGLRADELPELARAYGRSVNLAREAGFDAVEIHAGHGYLISQFLSPATNHRKDEFGGSLQNRMRFMDMVLEEVMKAAGNDMAVLVKMNMRDGFRGGMEMDETMQVARRLEQSGVHGLVLSGGFVSKAPMYVMRGEMPIRSMTHYMTCWWLKYGVRMVGKWMIPAVPFKEAYFLEDALKFRAELKMPLIYVGGLVSRSKIDEVLNEGFDAVQMARALLNEPGFVNRMREEEDARCNCKHSNYCIARMYSIEMACHRHLGEELPACLKKEIEKIEAKG, encoded by the coding sequence ATGGAATCAAAATTATTCACACCGGTCACTTTCGGACCGTTGACTTTGCGCAACCGTACCATCCGTTCGGCTGCTTTCGAGAGTATGTGTCCGGGCAACGCTCCTTCGGATATGTTGCTCAATTATCACCGTTCGGTTGCGGCAGGAGGTATCGGGATGACCACTGTGGCCTATGCCGCCGTTACCCGGAGCGGCCTTTCTTTCGACCGTCAGTTGTGGATGCGTCCCGAAATAATTCCGGGGCTTCGTAGGCTGACCGATGCGGTGCATGCAGAAGGCGCTGCTGCCGGAATTCAGTTGGGACACTGCGGAAACATGTCCCACAAGAGCATTTGCGGGTGTACGCCCGTCGGTGCAAGTGGCAGCTTTAACCTCTATTCGCCCACCTTTGTGCGCGGGCTGCGTGCCGATGAACTGCCGGAACTGGCGCGTGCCTACGGGCGTTCGGTGAATTTAGCGCGTGAGGCGGGGTTCGACGCTGTGGAAATCCATGCGGGACATGGTTATCTCATAAGCCAGTTTCTGTCGCCTGCCACCAATCATCGTAAGGATGAATTCGGCGGGTCTTTGCAGAACCGTATGCGTTTTATGGATATGGTGTTGGAGGAAGTGATGAAGGCTGCCGGCAACGATATGGCTGTACTTGTGAAGATGAACATGCGCGACGGTTTCCGGGGAGGCATGGAGATGGATGAAACGATGCAGGTGGCGAGGCGTCTCGAACAGTCGGGTGTGCATGGACTGGTGCTGAGTGGCGGTTTTGTGAGTAAAGCGCCCATGTATGTGATGCGCGGGGAAATGCCGATTCGCAGCATGACGCACTACATGACGTGCTGGTGGCTGAAGTATGGAGTGCGTATGGTGGGCAAATGGATGATACCGGCGGTTCCTTTCAAAGAGGCTTATTTCCTGGAGGATGCCTTGAAGTTTCGTGCAGAGCTGAAAATGCCGTTGATATATGTAGGCGGACTGGTTTCGCGTTCCAAAATAGACGAGGTGCTGAACGAGGGCTTCGATGCCGTACAGATGGCACGTGCATTGCTCAACGAACCGGGTTTCGTAAACCGGATGCGCGAAGAGGAGGATGCCCGCTGCAATTGTAAGCACAGCAATTATTGCATAGCCCGGATGTACTCCATTGAAATGGCTTGTCACCGGCATCTGGGCGAGGAGCTTCCCGCTTGTCTGAAAAAGGAAATAGAGAAAATTGAAGCCAAAGGGTGA
- a CDS encoding DUF1295 domain-containing protein, which produces MSEEGFHLFLGAMCATALFVFIALYFIKAGYGMFRTASWGYSINNKLAWVLMEAPVFIVMFWLWGRSGVGFSVPVYLFFLLFQLHYFQRSFVFPFLLKGKSRMPVAIMAMGIVFNVLNGMMQAGGLFYFAPEGLYAGGWAYLLKPHALLGVLLFFAGMFINLHSDHVIRHLRKPGDTRHYLPAKGLYRYVTSANYFGELVEWTGFAILTASPAAWVFVWWTFANLVPRSDAIYRHYRAEFGDEAVGKRKRIIPYIY; this is translated from the coding sequence ATGAGCGAGGAGGGGTTTCATCTGTTTTTGGGAGCGATGTGTGCCACTGCACTTTTTGTATTCATCGCCCTTTATTTCATCAAAGCCGGATATGGAATGTTCCGTACGGCATCATGGGGATATTCCATTAACAACAAGTTGGCATGGGTGCTGATGGAAGCGCCGGTTTTCATTGTCATGTTTTGGCTGTGGGGCAGGAGCGGGGTTGGCTTTTCTGTGCCGGTGTATCTTTTCTTCCTGTTGTTTCAGTTGCATTACTTTCAGAGGTCGTTTGTCTTTCCTTTTCTGCTGAAAGGGAAGAGCCGGATGCCGGTAGCCATTATGGCTATGGGCATTGTGTTCAACGTCCTGAACGGAATGATGCAGGCAGGCGGTTTGTTCTATTTTGCTCCTGAAGGGCTGTATGCCGGTGGTTGGGCCTATTTGCTGAAACCTCACGCCTTGCTGGGAGTGCTGCTGTTCTTTGCAGGCATGTTCATAAATCTTCATTCCGATCACGTGATACGCCATCTGCGCAAGCCGGGCGACACGAGGCATTATCTTCCGGCAAAAGGTCTCTACCGCTATGTCACTTCGGCCAACTATTTCGGTGAATTGGTGGAGTGGACAGGCTTTGCCATACTCACCGCTTCACCCGCTGCATGGGTGTTTGTCTGGTGGACTTTTGCCAATCTCGTTCCCCGTTCCGACGCCATTTACCGCCATTACCGGGCAGAATTCGGGGATGAGGCTGTGGGAAAACGCAAACGCATCATACCTTATATCTATTGA
- a CDS encoding citrate/2-methylcitrate synthase, which yields MKKEYLIYKLSEDLKEATRIENELFKKFDVKRGLRNEDGTGVLVGLTKIGNVVGYERIPGGGLKPIPGKLFYRGYDLEDLAHAILKEKRFGFEEVAYLLLSGRLPDKEELASFRELINDNMPLEQKTKMNIIELEGNNIMNILARSVLEMYRFDPDADDTSRDNLMRQSIELISKFPTIIAYAFNMLRHATHGRSLHIRHPQENLSLAENFLYMLKKDYTELDARTLDLLLVLQAEHGGGNNSTFTVRVTSSTGTDTYSSIAAGIGSLKGPLHGGANIQVTDMFHHLQENISDWTSVDEIDTYFTRMLNKEVYNKTGLIYGIGHAVYTISDPRALLLKELARDLAREKGKEREFAFLELLEERAIEVFGRVKNNGKTVSSNVDFYSGFVYEMIGLPQEIFTPLFAMARIVGWCAHRNEELNFEGKRIIRPAYKNVLEEVAYIPIRKR from the coding sequence ATGAAGAAGGAGTATCTGATTTATAAACTGTCCGAAGATTTGAAAGAAGCGACCCGGATCGAGAATGAACTGTTCAAGAAGTTTGATGTAAAGCGCGGCTTGCGCAACGAGGACGGAACGGGAGTGCTGGTGGGACTGACCAAGATAGGCAATGTGGTGGGCTACGAGCGTATTCCGGGGGGCGGACTGAAACCTATTCCGGGGAAACTGTTCTATCGCGGTTACGACCTTGAGGACTTGGCGCATGCCATTCTCAAGGAAAAACGCTTCGGCTTTGAGGAAGTGGCCTATCTGCTGCTTTCCGGTCGTCTGCCCGACAAGGAAGAGCTGGCTTCCTTTCGCGAGCTGATCAATGATAATATGCCGTTGGAACAGAAGACGAAGATGAATATCATCGAGCTTGAAGGAAACAACATTATGAATATCCTGGCACGCAGCGTACTGGAGATGTACCGTTTCGATCCGGATGCGGACGACACCTCGCGCGATAACCTGATGCGCCAAAGCATCGAGCTGATTTCGAAATTCCCCACTATCATAGCCTATGCCTTTAATATGCTTCGCCATGCCACTCATGGCCGTTCATTGCATATCCGTCATCCGCAGGAGAATCTTTCGCTTGCAGAGAATTTCCTCTATATGCTGAAGAAGGACTATACGGAACTGGATGCCCGCACCCTCGACCTGCTGCTGGTGTTGCAGGCGGAACATGGCGGCGGTAACAACTCTACGTTTACGGTACGTGTCACTTCCTCCACCGGTACGGATACTTACTCTTCCATAGCTGCGGGCATCGGCTCGCTGAAAGGCCCGCTTCATGGCGGAGCCAATATCCAGGTCACCGACATGTTCCACCACTTGCAGGAGAACATCAGCGACTGGACCAGTGTGGACGAGATAGACACCTATTTTACCCGTATGCTGAACAAAGAAGTGTACAACAAGACGGGACTGATATATGGCATCGGCCATGCCGTCTACACCATCTCCGACCCCCGCGCCCTGCTGTTGAAGGAGCTCGCCCGCGACCTTGCGCGTGAAAAAGGCAAGGAACGGGAGTTTGCCTTCCTTGAACTGCTGGAGGAACGTGCCATTGAGGTCTTTGGCCGCGTGAAGAACAATGGGAAAACCGTTTCGAGCAATGTAGACTTCTATTCCGGCTTTGTATACGAAATGATTGGTTTGCCGCAGGAAATCTTCACTCCGCTGTTTGCCATGGCGCGTATCGTGGGCTGGTGCGCACACCGCAATGAGGAACTGAACTTCGAGGGGAAACGCATCATCCGGCCTGCATATAAGAATGTGCTGGAGGAAGTGGCGTATATCCCTATCAGGAAGCGGTAG